From bacterium, the proteins below share one genomic window:
- a CDS encoding TRAP transporter fused permease subunit produces the protein MSDPQNPEALPEGASQEVLDELMEKDAKSGRTLTRFWYWITSGLGIFMVLFYMWNSAISPVSTQYHRGIYVLITFVMVFLTYPMTGRSRADRPSISDIFMALVSIWVVGYWILEFENLNYRMGSETTLDTIVGVVGILVSLEAARRVLGMSMTLAGLGFLAYLLWGNLLEKVPVADAFAHDGFAVTRALNFLFYNQDGVFGIMADVLVTYVILFIFFGAFLKYSGASKFFIDLPLALAGKSVGGPAKVAVIASGFFGSVSGSAIANTVSTGAFTIPMMKRAGFKPHVAGAIEPAASIGGMFMPPIMGAGGFLMAEMTEIPYVDIMKMAIFPAVMYFLSVFVMIHFEAKRYGLYGVVDPDAPTAWQILKKEWFLSVPLIIIVVMMLVGYSAGFAAVVATVSCVVVSWFTPDHKMGLREIRAAIIEGARNTLIIGATVGVIGIIVGTISLSGIGLKFSDIIISLSGGFLPVAILLIGIASLVLGMGVPVTAAYLITAVLTVGSVSNMIAMQHFGVSFAELSSPAMGDLSVEAYRALIATNAHHAAWVLIASHMIVYWFSQDSNITPPVCVAAYAGAAIAGSDPWKTGWTSFKFAKFLYVGPFLFAYSRGFLLDGSPLEIIMAYATITLATIAFGSLTMGYLACGMNLLEWIIMAVATVILFFPGVFHAAIPGHIPDLMVDFLGIALWVGVFLLQKGRIRMNPNLTLPIHEQKKLKAAAKAG, from the coding sequence TTCATGGTCCTGTTCTACATGTGGAACTCGGCCATCTCGCCGGTCAGCACCCAGTACCATCGCGGCATCTACGTCCTGATCACGTTCGTCATGGTCTTCCTGACCTACCCGATGACCGGACGCTCCCGCGCGGACCGTCCCTCGATCAGCGACATCTTCATGGCCCTGGTCTCGATCTGGGTCGTCGGCTACTGGATCCTGGAGTTCGAGAACCTCAACTACCGCATGGGATCCGAGACGACCCTCGACACGATCGTCGGCGTGGTCGGCATCCTGGTCAGCCTCGAGGCGGCCCGGCGCGTGCTCGGCATGTCGATGACCCTGGCCGGCCTGGGCTTCCTCGCCTACCTGCTGTGGGGCAACCTCCTTGAAAAGGTGCCCGTGGCCGACGCCTTCGCCCACGACGGCTTCGCCGTCACGCGGGCCCTCAACTTCCTCTTCTACAACCAGGACGGCGTCTTCGGCATCATGGCCGACGTGCTCGTGACGTACGTCATCCTGTTCATCTTCTTCGGGGCGTTCCTGAAGTATTCCGGCGCGAGCAAGTTCTTCATCGACCTGCCCCTGGCCCTCGCCGGCAAGAGCGTCGGCGGACCGGCCAAGGTCGCCGTGATCGCGTCGGGCTTCTTCGGCTCGGTGTCCGGTTCGGCCATCGCCAACACGGTCTCCACGGGCGCCTTCACCATCCCGATGATGAAGCGGGCGGGCTTCAAGCCCCACGTCGCGGGCGCCATCGAGCCCGCGGCCTCGATCGGCGGCATGTTCATGCCCCCGATCATGGGCGCCGGCGGCTTCCTCATGGCCGAGATGACGGAGATCCCCTACGTCGACATCATGAAGATGGCCATCTTCCCGGCGGTGATGTACTTCCTGTCGGTGTTCGTGATGATCCACTTCGAGGCCAAGCGCTACGGGCTCTACGGCGTCGTCGACCCGGACGCCCCCACGGCGTGGCAGATCCTCAAGAAGGAGTGGTTCCTCAGCGTGCCGCTGATCATCATCGTCGTGATGATGCTCGTGGGCTACTCGGCGGGTTTCGCGGCCGTGGTCGCCACGGTCAGCTGCGTCGTCGTGAGCTGGTTCACGCCCGACCACAAGATGGGCCTCAGGGAGATCCGGGCCGCCATCATCGAGGGCGCCCGCAACACCCTGATCATCGGCGCCACGGTGGGCGTCATCGGCATCATCGTCGGCACGATCAGCCTCTCGGGCATCGGCCTGAAGTTCTCGGACATCATCATCTCGCTGTCGGGCGGCTTCCTGCCCGTGGCGATCCTGCTGATCGGCATCGCCTCGCTGGTGCTCGGCATGGGCGTGCCGGTGACGGCGGCCTACCTGATCACCGCCGTGCTGACCGTCGGCTCGGTCTCGAACATGATCGCCATGCAGCACTTCGGCGTCTCGTTCGCCGAGCTGTCCAGCCCGGCCATGGGCGACTTGTCGGTGGAGGCGTATCGCGCGCTCATTGCGACCAACGCCCACCACGCCGCGTGGGTGCTGATCGCGAGCCACATGATCGTGTACTGGTTCAGCCAGGACTCGAACATCACGCCGCCGGTGTGCGTGGCGGCCTACGCGGGCGCGGCCATCGCCGGTTCGGATCCGTGGAAGACGGGCTGGACGAGCTTCAAGTTCGCCAAGTTCCTCTATGTCGGTCCGTTCCTCTTCGCCTATTCGCGGGGCTTCCTGCTGGACGGCTCGCCGCTGGAGATCATCATGGCCTACGCGACGATCACGCTGGCCACGATCGCCTTCGGCAGCCTCACCATGGGCTACCTCGCCTGCGGCATGAACCTGCTCGAGTGGATCATCATGGCGGTGGCCACGGTCATCCTGTTCTTCCCGGGCGTCTTCCACGCCGCGATCCCGGGCCACATTCCCGACCTGATGGTCGATTTCCTCGGCATCGCGCTGTGGGTCGGGGTCTTCCTGCTGCAGAAGGGGCGCATCCGGATGAATCCGAACCTGACGCTGCCCATCCACGAGCAGAAGAAGCTGAAGGCGGCGGCCAAGGCGGGGTGA
- a CDS encoding homoserine O-succinyltransferase, which yields MRLGLLNMMPDPALRVTERQFARLCGRDGPDDLVLFGVAGVSRGPTVAAHVAERYRDAAAIPTADLDVLVISGTNVGDPHLPGQPFWRGLREVFAHVSATGLPTLFSCLATHAFLLAEHGQERRPVVPKVWGVFPHDLPRPGHPLVAGLDAPVPVPHSRHNHLDAAQFAAAGLTVLLDSPAVGPHLAVAADGRRLFLQGHPEYEAVSLLKEYKREVGRWQGGERPDFPPLPAGYLDGPATTLLAAHAAACRAGPPGPPLPEAAVTAGLAAPWAASARRIVGRWLASLT from the coding sequence GTGCGCCTCGGACTGCTGAACATGATGCCCGACCCGGCCCTGCGCGTGACCGAGCGCCAGTTCGCCCGCCTCTGCGGTCGCGACGGCCCCGACGACCTGGTCCTCTTCGGTGTGGCCGGCGTGTCCCGGGGGCCCACCGTGGCCGCCCACGTGGCGGAGCGCTATCGGGACGCGGCGGCGATCCCGACCGCGGATCTGGACGTGCTCGTGATCAGCGGGACCAACGTCGGCGACCCGCACCTGCCGGGCCAGCCCTTCTGGCGCGGCCTGCGGGAGGTCTTCGCCCACGTGAGCGCCACCGGCCTGCCGACCCTGTTCTCCTGCCTGGCGACCCACGCCTTCCTGCTGGCCGAGCACGGCCAGGAGCGGCGGCCGGTCGTGCCGAAGGTGTGGGGGGTGTTCCCGCACGACCTGCCGCGCCCCGGACACCCGCTGGTGGCCGGTCTCGACGCGCCGGTCCCGGTGCCCCATTCCCGCCACAACCACCTCGACGCGGCCCAGTTCGCGGCTGCGGGCCTGACGGTCCTGCTCGACAGCCCGGCGGTCGGACCCCACCTGGCCGTCGCCGCCGACGGCCGCCGGCTCTTCCTGCAGGGGCATCCGGAATACGAAGCGGTCAGTCTGCTCAAGGAGTACAAACGGGAAGTGGGGCGCTGGCAGGGCGGCGAGCGTCCCGACTTCCCGCCCCTGCCCGCGGGCTACCTCGACGGGCCCGCCACCACGCTGCTCGCGGCCCACGCCGCGGCCTGCCGGGCCGGGCCGCCGGGGCCGCCCCTGCCGGAGGCCGCGGTCACCGCCGGGCTCGCCGCACCGTGGGCCGCATCGGCGCGCCGCATCGTCGGACGCTGGCTCGCCTCGCTGACCTGA
- a CDS encoding pirin family protein has translation MIQVHPAGNRGHLDHGWLDTRHTFSFGQFHDPARMGFRALRVINEDIIAPGMGFGKHPHRDMEILTYVLAGGLAHTDSMNNTSVIGPGRVQRMSAGTGVVHAEHNASDTEPVHLLQIWLLPDAAGHPPSYEELDLGPGDIDGRLRVLASPDADDGATTWHQDAWLYACRLPAAGEIGHVLAPDRHAWLQVARGTAQLGGVGLEAGDGAAVSGESRLDITSIEGTEFLLFDLA, from the coding sequence ATGATCCAAGTGCACCCCGCCGGGAACCGCGGCCACCTCGACCACGGCTGGCTCGACACCCGGCACACGTTCAGCTTCGGCCAGTTCCACGACCCGGCCCGGATGGGCTTCCGGGCCCTGCGGGTCATCAACGAGGACATCATCGCCCCCGGCATGGGCTTCGGCAAGCACCCGCACCGGGACATGGAGATCCTGACCTACGTCCTGGCCGGCGGCCTGGCCCACACCGACAGCATGAACAACACCTCGGTCATCGGGCCCGGCCGGGTGCAGCGCATGAGCGCCGGGACCGGTGTCGTGCATGCCGAGCACAACGCCTCCGACACCGAGCCCGTGCACCTGCTCCAGATCTGGCTCCTGCCCGACGCCGCCGGCCATCCGCCGAGCTACGAGGAACTCGATCTCGGCCCCGGCGACATCGACGGCCGGCTGCGGGTGCTGGCCTCGCCCGACGCGGACGACGGCGCCACCACCTGGCACCAGGACGCCTGGCTGTACGCCTGCCGCCTGCCCGCCGCCGGCGAGATCGGCCACGTGCTGGCGCCGGACCGGCACGCCTGGCTGCAGGTGGCCCGGGGCACGGCGCAGCTGGGCGGCGTCGGGCTGGAGGCCGGTGACGGCGCCGCCGTGAGCGGCGAATCGCGCCTGGACATCACCTCGATCGAAGGGACCGAGTTCCTCCTCTTCGACCTGGCCTGA
- a CDS encoding SOS response-associated peptidase → MCGRIVLSVAPHRIAEEFYLDMVPDLLPRYNIAPTQDVAAVLPNPRSDGRLVEMFRWGLVPHWSKGPDEAARMINARSETVLEKGSFRDSFRERRCLVPVNGFYEWQKRPDGKQPFLFRRRDAGLFALAGIWDRWEYPGGRELRSCSILTTEANRVMRPVHHRMPVILAPEAWEKWLRLPADRAAELTDLLRPLATDDLLAAPVTREVNRPAFDEPRCLEPIWDDPGGQLNLFG, encoded by the coding sequence ATGTGTGGCCGCATCGTCCTGTCCGTCGCCCCCCACCGCATCGCCGAGGAATTCTACCTCGACATGGTGCCCGACCTGCTGCCCCGCTACAACATCGCCCCGACCCAGGACGTGGCCGCGGTGCTGCCCAACCCGCGCTCGGACGGCCGCCTGGTGGAGATGTTCCGCTGGGGCCTGGTGCCCCACTGGTCCAAGGGCCCGGACGAGGCCGCCCGCATGATCAACGCCCGCAGCGAGACCGTGCTGGAGAAGGGCTCCTTCCGCGACTCGTTCCGCGAGCGACGCTGCCTGGTTCCCGTCAACGGGTTCTACGAGTGGCAGAAGCGCCCCGACGGCAAGCAGCCCTTCCTCTTCCGGCGCCGCGATGCCGGTCTTTTCGCCCTTGCGGGGATCTGGGATCGCTGGGAATATCCCGGGGGCCGGGAGCTGCGCAGCTGCTCGATCCTGACCACCGAAGCCAACCGGGTGATGCGGCCGGTCCACCACCGCATGCCGGTGATCCTGGCGCCGGAGGCCTGGGAGAAGTGGCTGAGGCTGCCGGCGGACCGGGCCGCGGAACTGACCGATCTGCTCCGCCCCCTGGCCACGGACGACCTGCTGGCCGCGCCCGTCACCCGCGAGGTGAACCGGCCGGCCTTCGACGAACCCCGCTGCCTCGAGCCGATCTGGGACGATCCGGGCGGGCAGCTGAACCTCTTCGGCTGA
- a CDS encoding transaldolase, producing MSRDTANAAPGARPGLRLFLDSARPADWETWLPRGVFHGVTTNPVLLQRADQPCTLANLEAVATRVRDLGAREIQLQTWGATPGEMFHNGSRLALMTGLGLDVAVKVPATPDGLVVARRLAEAGTRVTLTAVFQPGQVVLAAGFGAAYAAPYLGRLIDARRKGRDLVLAMDDILKYTGSATRLLVASLRSTDQVIDLAAHGLDTFTFGAPVAEQLLSDKLTEKATAQFEAAAAAMGGRT from the coding sequence ATGTCGCGCGATACCGCCAACGCCGCCCCGGGGGCCCGGCCCGGCCTGCGCCTCTTCCTCGACAGCGCCCGGCCCGCCGACTGGGAGACGTGGCTGCCGCGCGGCGTCTTCCACGGCGTGACCACCAACCCGGTGCTCCTGCAGCGCGCCGACCAGCCCTGCACCCTGGCGAACCTCGAAGCCGTCGCCACACGGGTGCGCGACCTCGGCGCCCGGGAGATCCAGCTCCAGACCTGGGGCGCCACGCCCGGCGAGATGTTCCACAACGGCAGCCGCCTGGCCCTGATGACCGGGCTCGGCCTGGACGTGGCGGTGAAGGTCCCGGCCACGCCGGACGGCCTCGTCGTCGCCCGTCGCCTGGCCGAAGCCGGCACGCGCGTCACGCTGACCGCCGTCTTCCAGCCGGGCCAGGTCGTGCTCGCGGCGGGGTTCGGAGCGGCCTACGCGGCCCCCTACCTCGGCCGCCTGATCGACGCGCGCCGCAAGGGCCGCGACCTGGTCCTGGCCATGGACGACATCCTGAAGTACACGGGCTCGGCGACGCGGCTGCTGGTGGCGAGCCTGCGCTCGACCGACCAGGTGATCGACCTCGCTGCCCACGGCCTCGACACGTTCACGTTCGGCGCCCCGGTGGCCGAGCAACTGCTTTCCGACAAGCTGACCGAGAAGGCCACCGCCCAGTTCGAGGCGGCGGCTGCCGCCATGGGCGGCCGCACCTGA
- a CDS encoding aminotransferase class I/II-fold pyridoxal phosphate-dependent enzyme yields the protein MPAPRLSAHFAGREPSVIRLAQIEFAKRGDATRDLNVAIGNVSLPMHPALQERMDNLRAPGSPFAGGVVKYTATVGLAETNAAFLNIIASSGCAVDGLRSQVTDGGSQAMELVITGCCGPAGSAEAPLLLIDAAYTNYTAFAQRLGRRTVSITRTLGDDGRFSLPARDEIAAVIAREKPGALVVIPYDNPTGQLYDRAALADLARLCVEHGLWLVSDEAYRELYYTDAAPLSVWSLTEDEVPGITGRRISIETSSKVWNACGLRIGGLVTDNPEFHARCVAENTASLCSNTIGQYIFGGLAHVSHADLQAWYARQREYYRGMLQDFTRRTRDLLPGVVVSSPDASIYSVVDVRAIAPADFDALAFVLFCAREGKVDVDGEDLTLLTAPMAGFYKTPAGVPNPGRTQMRVAYVETPERMRLVPELLAGLFRQYVGR from the coding sequence ATGCCCGCACCCCGCCTGTCCGCCCATTTCGCCGGCCGCGAGCCGTCGGTCATCCGGCTGGCCCAGATCGAGTTCGCCAAGCGCGGCGACGCGACCCGCGACCTGAACGTGGCCATCGGCAACGTCTCGCTGCCCATGCATCCGGCCCTGCAGGAGCGGATGGACAACCTGCGCGCCCCCGGTTCGCCCTTCGCCGGCGGGGTGGTCAAGTACACGGCCACCGTGGGGCTGGCCGAGACCAACGCGGCCTTCCTCAACATCATCGCCAGCAGCGGCTGCGCGGTGGACGGCCTGCGCAGCCAGGTCACCGACGGCGGCAGCCAGGCCATGGAACTGGTCATCACGGGCTGCTGCGGTCCGGCGGGCAGCGCCGAGGCCCCCTTGCTGCTCATCGACGCCGCCTACACGAACTACACCGCGTTCGCCCAGCGCCTCGGCCGCCGCACGGTGTCCATCACCCGCACCCTCGGCGACGACGGCCGCTTCAGCCTGCCCGCCCGCGACGAGATCGCCGCGGTGATCGCGCGGGAGAAGCCGGGCGCCCTGGTCGTGATCCCCTACGACAACCCCACCGGCCAGCTCTACGACCGCGCCGCCCTGGCCGACCTGGCCCGGCTCTGCGTCGAACACGGCCTGTGGCTGGTCAGCGACGAGGCCTACCGCGAGCTCTACTACACCGACGCCGCGCCCCTGAGCGTGTGGAGCCTGACCGAGGACGAGGTGCCGGGCATCACCGGCCGGCGCATCAGCATCGAGACGTCGTCGAAGGTGTGGAACGCCTGCGGACTGCGCATCGGCGGCCTGGTCACCGACAACCCCGAGTTCCATGCCCGCTGCGTGGCCGAGAACACGGCCAGCCTGTGCAGCAACACCATCGGCCAGTACATCTTCGGTGGGCTGGCGCACGTCTCCCACGCCGACCTGCAGGCCTGGTACGCGCGCCAGCGCGAGTACTACCGGGGCATGCTGCAGGACTTCACGCGGCGCACCCGCGACCTGTTGCCCGGGGTCGTCGTCTCGAGTCCGGATGCGAGCATCTACTCGGTGGTCGACGTGCGCGCCATCGCGCCGGCGGACTTCGACGCCCTGGCGTTCGTGCTGTTCTGTGCGCGCGAGGGGAAGGTGGACGTCGACGGCGAGGACCTGACCCTGCTGACGGCGCCCATGGCGGGGTTCTACAAGACGCCGGCGGGCGTCCCCAACCCCGGCCGGACCCAGATGCGGGTGGCCTACGTGGAGACGCCCGAGCGCATGCGGCTGGTGCCCGAGCTGCTGGCGGGGCTCTTCCGCCAGTACGTCGGGCGCTGA
- the cysD gene encoding sulfate adenylyltransferase subunit CysD, translating into MSSYSMTHLKQLEQESIHVIREVVAEFRNPVMLYSVGKDSAVMVRLAQKAFHPGRFPFPLMHVDTGYKFQEMYDFRDSFTASIGARLIVEGNTAAQQQGSHPTRIGNDKCCQLLKTRALLDGLAKHGFDAAFGGARRDEEKSRAKERFFSVRDEFGQWDPKNQRPELWNLYNADIDEKESVRVFPLSNWTELDVWQYIKLEDIPLVPLYFSALRPTVELGGIMIPYEHADVVDPDGKLGLTPDKVKDVRCRFRSLGCIPCTGAVESDAETIDDIIAEVVAARRSERENRVIDLTSDSSMEQKKREGYF; encoded by the coding sequence GTGAGCTCGTACTCCATGACGCACCTCAAGCAGCTCGAGCAGGAGAGCATCCACGTCATCCGCGAGGTGGTGGCCGAGTTCAGGAATCCGGTCATGCTCTACTCGGTCGGCAAGGACTCGGCCGTCATGGTGCGGCTGGCCCAGAAGGCCTTCCATCCGGGCCGTTTCCCGTTCCCCCTGATGCACGTCGACACGGGCTACAAGTTCCAGGAGATGTACGACTTCCGGGACAGCTTCACCGCCTCGATCGGCGCCCGCCTCATCGTCGAGGGCAACACCGCGGCCCAGCAGCAGGGCTCCCACCCCACGCGCATCGGCAACGACAAGTGCTGCCAGCTGCTGAAGACCCGCGCCCTGCTCGACGGGCTCGCGAAGCACGGCTTCGACGCGGCGTTCGGCGGCGCCCGGCGCGACGAGGAGAAGTCCCGCGCCAAGGAGCGCTTCTTCTCGGTGCGCGACGAGTTCGGCCAGTGGGACCCGAAGAACCAGCGCCCCGAGCTGTGGAACCTCTACAACGCCGACATCGACGAGAAGGAATCGGTGCGGGTCTTCCCCCTGAGCAACTGGACCGAGCTGGACGTGTGGCAGTACATCAAGCTCGAGGACATCCCCCTGGTGCCCCTGTACTTCTCGGCCCTGCGCCCCACGGTCGAGCTGGGCGGCATCATGATCCCGTACGAGCACGCCGACGTCGTCGATCCGGACGGCAAGCTGGGCCTGACACCCGACAAGGTGAAGGACGTGCGCTGCCGCTTCCGCAGCCTCGGCTGCATCCCGTGCACGGGGGCCGTCGAGTCGGACGCCGAGACGATCGACGACATCATCGCCGAGGTCGTCGCGGCCCGCCGCAGCGAACGCGAGAACCGCGTCATCGACCTGACCAGCGACTCCTCCATGGAGCAGAAGAAGCGGGAGGGGTACTTCTAA
- the cysN gene encoding sulfate adenylyltransferase subunit CysN, translating to MATPDLLRDYEHKSLLRFTTSGSVDDGKSTLIGRLLYETNCIFEDQYAAVEKTSRQRGDERVDLALLLDGLAAEREQGITIDVAYRYFTTDKRKFIIADTPGHEQYTRNMVTGASTSELAIILIDARKGVLTQSRRHGFLISLLQIPHLVVAVNKMDLVDWDEQTFRDIVKEYKEFSQKLDIHDITFIPISALDGDNVTVRSERMPWYEGQTLLHHLENVHVSADKNFVDFRFPVQWVSRPNLDFRGFAGTIASGTIRVGEEIVALPSGRVSRVKSIVTYDGELTEAFAGQAVTITLADEIDISRGDMIVRRNNLPEVGNEFDVNLCWMDTEPMNPRTHYVLKHTTNKVKAYISGISYRIDVNTLHRQETDRFGLNEIGRVAIRTARPIFFDNYRVNHGTGSFILIDPMTNRTVAAGMIRGKSRDVEQVMRTQHKASRTSTNVRWEGGVVSAADWEKRNGHKGAVLWCTGLSGSGKSTVAKGLVKQLFGRGCQVMMLDGDNVRHGLCGDLGFSDEDRSENIRRVGETAKLFYEQGNIVVCTFISPFQADRDFVRSALPAGAFHELHVKCDLEVCKRRDPKGLYKKAMAGEIKDFTGIDSPYEEPANPEFTVETDIHSVEDIVGQLEAYLEERGII from the coding sequence ATGGCCACGCCGGACCTGCTGAGGGACTACGAGCACAAGAGCCTGCTGCGGTTCACCACCAGCGGCAGCGTCGACGACGGCAAGAGCACGCTCATCGGCCGCCTGCTCTACGAGACGAACTGCATCTTCGAGGACCAGTACGCGGCCGTCGAGAAGACCAGCCGCCAGCGCGGCGACGAGCGCGTCGACCTGGCCCTGCTGCTGGACGGCCTGGCCGCCGAGCGCGAGCAGGGCATCACCATCGACGTGGCCTACCGCTACTTCACCACCGACAAGCGCAAGTTCATCATCGCCGACACGCCGGGCCACGAGCAGTACACGCGCAACATGGTCACCGGCGCCTCGACCTCGGAGCTGGCGATCATCCTGATCGACGCGCGCAAGGGCGTGCTCACCCAGAGCCGGCGTCACGGCTTCCTGATCTCGCTGCTGCAGATCCCCCACCTGGTGGTGGCCGTCAACAAGATGGACCTGGTGGACTGGGACGAGCAGACGTTCCGGGACATCGTGAAGGAGTACAAGGAGTTCAGCCAGAAGCTGGACATCCACGACATCACCTTCATCCCCATCAGCGCCCTCGACGGCGACAACGTCACCGTGCGCAGCGAGCGGATGCCCTGGTACGAGGGCCAGACGCTGCTGCACCATCTGGAGAACGTGCACGTCTCGGCCGACAAGAACTTCGTCGACTTCCGCTTCCCGGTGCAGTGGGTCTCGCGGCCGAACCTGGACTTCCGCGGGTTCGCCGGCACGATCGCGTCCGGGACGATCCGCGTCGGCGAGGAGATCGTGGCCCTGCCCAGCGGCCGGGTTTCCCGGGTGAAATCGATCGTGACCTACGACGGCGAGCTCACCGAGGCCTTCGCGGGCCAGGCCGTGACGATCACCCTTGCGGACGAGATCGACATCTCGCGCGGCGACATGATCGTGCGCCGGAACAACCTGCCCGAGGTGGGCAACGAGTTCGACGTGAACCTGTGCTGGATGGACACCGAGCCGATGAACCCCCGGACCCACTACGTCCTGAAGCACACGACGAACAAGGTGAAGGCCTACATCTCCGGCATCAGCTACAGGATCGACGTCAACACCCTGCATCGGCAGGAGACGGACCGCTTCGGGCTGAACGAGATCGGGCGCGTCGCGATCCGCACGGCCCGGCCCATCTTCTTCGACAACTACCGCGTCAACCACGGCACCGGCAGCTTCATCCTCATCGACCCCATGACCAATCGCACCGTGGCCGCCGGCATGATCCGGGGCAAGTCGCGGGACGTCGAACAGGTGATGCGCACCCAGCACAAGGCCAGCCGCACCTCGACGAACGTGCGCTGGGAAGGCGGCGTGGTCTCGGCGGCCGACTGGGAGAAGCGGAACGGCCACAAGGGCGCGGTGCTGTGGTGCACGGGCCTGTCGGGCTCGGGCAAGTCCACGGTGGCCAAGGGGCTGGTCAAGCAGCTCTTCGGCCGCGGCTGCCAGGTGATGATGCTCGACGGGGACAACGTGCGGCACGGCCTGTGCGGCGACCTCGGCTTCAGCGACGAGGACCGCTCGGAGAACATCCGGCGGGTCGGCGAGACCGCCAAGCTCTTCTACGAGCAGGGCAACATCGTGGTCTGCACCTTCATCTCGCCCTTCCAGGCCGACCGGGATTTCGTGCGCTCGGCCCTGCCCGCGGGCGCCTTCCACGAGCTTCACGTGAAATGTGATCTCGAGGTGTGCAAACGGCGCGACCCCAAGGGGTTGTACAAAAAGGCAATGGCCGGCGAAATCAAGGATTTCACGGGCATCGACTCGCCGTACGAGGAACCCGCGAACCCCGAGTTCACGGTGGAGACCGACATCCACAGCGTCGAGGACATCGTGGGGCAGCTCGAAGCCTATCTCGAGGAGCGGGGAATCATCTGA
- a CDS encoding DUF4126 domain-containing protein — translation MSPELPQPTLIAAVATGIGLAAAVGLRVFVPLLVAGLGARVGLLPLATGFDWLGSDPALVMFAAAAACEIVAYFVPFLDNLLDTVAGPAAVVAGTVLAAATLVDMAPWLRWAMALIAGGGAAGLVHGTTAGLRAGSSVATAGLANPLLALVEWGGSALLAGLAILVPLLALVLAVALVVAVARVFRRRRRRRLLGLAPLLLAAALAAEPAQAAEPPGTPLVEFRIKDQFDTLHTSGAYRGAVVVVVAGDRQGSRYIEQWAPALRDSVADLIARHRVKFLPVAHLKGVPFFVKRTIKGKFPQERDKWTLMDYEGLFKLTYVMPDDHCSLLVFDRAGRLRMQHAVTDFEPALQDELIAAIRRLGVAPR, via the coding sequence ATGTCGCCCGAACTGCCCCAGCCCACCCTCATCGCGGCGGTCGCCACGGGCATCGGCCTCGCGGCCGCCGTCGGCCTGCGCGTATTCGTGCCCCTGCTCGTGGCCGGTCTCGGCGCCCGGGTCGGCCTGCTGCCCCTGGCCACCGGCTTCGACTGGCTGGGTTCCGATCCGGCCCTGGTCATGTTCGCCGCGGCGGCGGCCTGCGAGATCGTCGCCTATTTCGTGCCCTTCCTCGACAACCTGCTCGACACCGTGGCCGGGCCCGCGGCCGTGGTGGCCGGCACCGTGCTCGCGGCGGCGACCCTCGTCGACATGGCGCCCTGGCTGCGCTGGGCCATGGCCCTGATCGCCGGCGGGGGCGCGGCAGGACTCGTGCACGGCACCACCGCGGGCCTGCGGGCGGGCAGCTCGGTCGCCACGGCGGGGCTGGCCAATCCGTTGCTGGCGCTCGTGGAGTGGGGGGGCAGCGCGCTGCTCGCGGGGCTGGCCATCCTGGTGCCCCTGCTCGCGCTCGTGCTGGCGGTGGCGCTGGTCGTGGCCGTGGCCCGCGTGTTCCGGCGGCGCCGCCGGCGGCGGCTGCTGGGGCTGGCGCCGCTGCTGCTCGCCGCGGCCCTCGCGGCGGAGCCCGCGCAGGCCGCCGAACCCCCGGGAACGCCCCTCGTCGAGTTCCGCATCAAGGACCAGTTCGACACCCTGCACACCTCGGGCGCCTACCGGGGCGCCGTGGTCGTGGTGGTGGCGGGCGACCGCCAGGGCAGCAGGTACATCGAACAGTGGGCGCCCGCCCTGCGCGACTCGGTGGCCGACCTCATCGCGCGCCACCGGGTGAAGTTCCTGCCGGTGGCCCACCTGAAGGGCGTGCCCTTCTTCGTGAAGCGAACCATCAAGGGCAAGTTTCCACAGGAGCGGGACAAGTGGACCCTCATGGACTATGAGGGGCTCTTCAAGCTCACCTACGTCATGCCCGACGACCACTGCTCCCTGCTCGTCTTCGACCGTGCGGGCCGACTGCGGATGCAGCATGCCGTGACCGACTTCGAGCCCGCGCTCCAGGACGAGCTGATCGCGGCGATCCGCCGGCTGGGGGTGGCACCGCGCTGA